Within Rhododendron vialii isolate Sample 1 chromosome 12a, ASM3025357v1, the genomic segment tcccatcgatgccgagctcaaaaagagactggaccactaaggggctcggcattgATGTAACAAAtggcatcccatcgatgccgaccTCAATAGCTCAGaattctgccttggccatcctTCCTCCTGCTCGGGCAAAACAAGCTCTGCTCGGGCCAAAAatgcttctgctcgggcaaaacaTCTTCTGCTTGGGCAAATCatcttctgccttggccatgaCAGGTTCGGCTCGGGCAAAGACATGACTTATGCAACGAACACTCCTTTTGTGGCAATTTACCTACAAAATAGAACTAGAACACTATACGAGCAAACACGTTAATGATAactaataagtaattaaattagactaaaactagatactagcgcaccttacattacattctcgggtgcttatcatcaTCACTTAccactatttattttttgattatggGGGGAATTCTTACCAGACAGGGTAGGGTAAGGCCTGACTTCTAATATACCCTATTTCGGACCTTAGGAAGGAATGTCGAGCAAGTCTTGGCGAAGTGAGAAAGCAAGGTTGCGCGCCTCTCCATAGCCCCTCTCTAGGCTTTTAGTGCAAAGCACAAGCCACAGATTTGGAAGCTTTTTGTGTAATTGcataaagaaacaaaagtatGTGAACATCAGTGAGTCCGGGTTTCAAACTAGCCTCATAAACTGAACCTTCCAATGCATTCGATTAGTGAACCAACCCGGGGACAAAGTGCCTCATCTAGTTGTGTGAAAACTTATACCATGACGGCCATCATTGATCGAGGCTGCTAGTTGGGAGTATCAATCAAAGGTAATGGTTTGACaagaaagataaagaaaatgaaaaagcgtGACAATAATTCATCACTCGAGATGTTAGCAGGTGCAAAATCAATGGGTGCTAGAGCTGCTACAATTGCTTTAGCGAGCGATGCTATTAGTATACGAAACGTCTTTAGTTTCTCGATTCATTCCGTGGCGCGAAATCCATTATTGGTTAAACAATCATTTGGTTATGCCATTTTGGGCTTTGCTCTAACCAAAGCTATTGCATTGTTTGCCCTAATAATggcccttctctttttttctttttttatcttatttGTATTCTGATCGAAGATTCAATCACTGTCTACTGCTAAGCTTCTTGAGGAACCTATTGTAGACATCCTAATTTGGACCTATTaattatccttaatttgtgCCCTTGAggctccccaatgatgaaactgAATCAAAATAGGACTCGGCTAATGCTTGAACGATGTTTCTTGGactttttcaaaccaaaaccatCTTTTTTTTGACACCCTAAGGGTAATATGGTCACACATTTAaatgtataaaatatatttgaatgaaaccaattgggttagaaagaggactcaaccagctttccaacgcttcaaaaaacacccaaaactgAGTTCGGGAGTGACCGTGGCGACCCGCTGAAGTTTGGCAGTCACTtctgagcgctcaggaccacTCTTGAGCGCTGGGGAGCTCTGACAGGCCAATGCATGTTGAGCTTGACCATTAACCATGGCTTTTTTAGGTTTTCAAACCTGCAGTTCAAGCCTGCATGTAGCAGAGGCCTGACTGAGCCAGTAGGGCATCTCATCATggcatttttttcccccaaaatcattttccatttcattttcttttaattttcaaaatccaaacctatTTTCTcccctccta encodes:
- the LOC131310065 gene encoding ATP synthase subunit 9, mitochondrial; translation: MKKRDNNSSLEMLAGAKSMGARAATIALASDAISIRNVFSFSIHSVARNPLLVKQSFGYAILGFALTKAIALFALIMALLFFSFFILFVF